Genomic segment of Eupeodes corollae chromosome 2, idEupCoro1.1, whole genome shotgun sequence:
ctttcgaatcgatcgaatctcaaaataaaatcttctcgaATTCGAATAACTTTCGATCGAAAACGAATCTCATAATAAGGGTGATTAACATATAAACTGGCTACTTCCTTTATTCCCAAACATTGTTCAAAAGTTGTGGAATCCTGTAAGGGAATTCGAATCGCTTAGAATCTGTTGATATGCTGCGATTAGAACCATCTTAAAACGATTTTCAGTGATAGGATCTTCaaggttattttaaattgactaatttattttaaaagttgatgacaatttcaaaaacttataacaCACACTTGTTTCTCTTTTGCTGCTCTTAAAAAGTGTAAAACGGTATTACTAGatcatgttttcaaaaaaaaaatattttttcgattttacaaaaaaaatgtttaaccgAAAAATCCTGGGTATATGCaaggaaaatttcaaaattatcgtTGAAGTCAAACTAAATCGTCTCTAACTTCCAAAATACCAAACCGATTTTTATGAATGAGATGCcattcgaaagataattttgttacaaataatataaattaataaaaataaattaatcacttAAATTAAATGACTTATAcgttaatatatacaaaaaagcaattttttgacaaaattgtccataacttttttattttttgaccaaattgaaaaatttaaatatcattaTATTCTCGACAAATAGACAATCATTTTggtatataaaacattttcataCGTCTACCACAAGCTGCAATATAGTGGCTCAAACACTCACCGAAAAAAAATCGAGCAAATTTCTAGACATTTGGTCGTTCAGATTTGTGTGAAATAATTTGactaaaattttcacaaaaatggTTCATTATTTCGTCAATTCTTAACCGATTTTCAAAATTGAGGCATCAAATAAAaggttacaaaaaaaattgttttgttgttaaactGAAACAACTATTTTGTTATCAAGTTATTCTTGGCTGGGAGTAAATTATGGTTAAGAGGATTCCTTCATTCTCCTTAACCTTATTTTAGGAGAAAATCAAGtgagaatttcaaaattgaatacgAAAACCTTTCAAATGCCTtggaattattatatttattatacaatacagtatacaatatacaatatacCATACAGTTTTCCTTCTGATCCACAATTTCAATAATCATTTTCTATACTTACATGTAaggaatgaaaatgaaaaataagtttgcgCATTCgacaaaacttatttcaaatCATTGGTTTAGGAACTTTTAGAGGACAAAGATACATGTGATTCCCCTCAACCTGTTCTCTTTTTTGGTATAACTGTTATCTATGATTGATCTCCTTTTTTTATCTTCAAATCGTTTCAAGTAAAATTAGATTATTGCATTAtctatatttcaaaatagtttgaaatcAAGGTCAGTTGATATTGATAAATACCTTCTTTGGTTAAAAAACCTTTGACCTTTTACGCCTGTCGTATTGGCTAGTTTAAAGATATTCTTACATATAAAACTTTACTGAAAGTTAATTTTCTTAGCTTTGAAACCATCAATCTATCTTTCGTACTGACTATCGCCTTCACGGTTTATGTTCGATTGAACGTTTAACGTAgtttatttccatttaaaaatgaaatgcattttatttaaaaatgtgtgtagcCATTTTATTGAAacgatataaaaatgtttaaatactgGTGCTTAGCTTAAGTGTTCCATTGTCCGTCTCCATAAGtgattgaaaattatattttcttttgtatagtttttattttacttaaataaatagaaattatttttatactcaTGTTAAACATATAGtggaaaatcataaaaacaatttttaaaatttttttttgctccTTATCAAATGGAGTTAACAATGTGAGTTTTTCAGGACAGGAATATTTGTTTGATTCGTTGGTGAAGAAAATTATGTAGATATTGAGCCAGACACTTAAGCTGCTGCTCATTTTGATATTGATTTAATTGTATGAACATACAATCTAACTGCAGCAAGAAGCTGGGGTAGGGTCCAAGCCTGAGCGTTTTGTGATTGCCAGACGTGTAAATTCTTCAGCTGTTGTAGGATGAATTCCAACAGtgttcaaaagaatttttattgttaaaccaGATCTAGaagttgaagaaaaaataaaaacacaattttattagaattatttaagaacaaatagaaaagaaaaaaacttacttcACTGCAGCTGCGAATCCTTGCATAACTTCACCAGCAACTGGGCCAATATAATGTAGACCTAGAACCTTTTGGTCTCCCGAGCGTTCAGCTACAGCCTTAACATAGCAATATCTTACGCTCTTTTGTGGTACGAAATACTCAGTTGGCTTATAATATCCATGGTATACTTCAATATTGTCTTCGCCATACTTGGCGATGGCATTCTCTTCACTCAGACCTACGGAACTGTATTCGAGGGGTGAGAACACAGTTGTGGCTACGTTGTCATAGTCCATCAATTGAGTAGCACCACTGAAAATACGGCGTGACAGTAAACGACCAGCGTGAATAGCCACCGGAGTCAGTTCGGGTTTACCGTGAATAATGTCACCAACAGCATAGATGTTAGGGACATTGGTTTCCTCTTTTTCGTTGACTGGAATCTTATCACCTTTGGTTACAACACCAGCGTTGTTCAATTTCAAATCGTCAACAAGACCTTTACGACCAATAGCCCACAGAACGGTGTCGTACACATCGCTGCCTTCTTCGTTGGTTTCAGTGTTAACGTACTTAACAAGAAGTCGTCCATCTTCGGTTTTTTCAACAGACTTTGGAACTGTGTTACGCAGGAAAGGAATGTTCCTCTCGACCATGGCATCGGCTACAATATTTGCCATTTGTTGATCGAATCCACGTAGAATAATTGATCGAACCATAACTGTGGCTTCATAACCGAGCCCCTTAAGGAAACCAGCACATTCAAGACCAATATCTGCAAGAAGATGgattaaagttaatattttaatttaaatttgagaaaaaagctATCTTACATCCAGCTCCTACTACCAGGGTTTTGCCGGGTGCATGAGACAAACTGAATATATCATCACTAGTTATTCCGTATTCAACCGCTCCGGGGATGTCAGGGTAGCGGGGACGTCCACCAACAGCAATAACGATATTCTTAGCTGTGAGTTCTCTCTCAGTGCCATTCTTCATGCGAGCAATAACGGTATTGGCATCTTTGAATGAacccaatgcgttgatgtattCGACTTTTCTAAAATTAGAAGAAATTGATTAGAACAAATAATAACATCATAATCTTCTTTTATGCATCTTTTTTAATCTAACTAAAAGAAGTTGGAGCAAGTGGTTACTATTTATTTGTGTGCGCACTCAAGAGGTTATGAATACtcttataataattaaacacagtgcgagcaattagcaAAGGGTAGGATTAGAAATGAGATGCATCGATATCATTCGTTTTTAATGTCTGAACATTAAATTTCTAGGAAAGCGTTACTCATTCGGGTAGTACGGCTGAGGAGGGAATCTCTATAATTAACAGTACCTCCGAAAtccattcctagaagtacgggtattacggttgaaatgTTTAAGGCGAGGTAACAACTGGCTAATTCACTAGAGAATTGCTtgtgaaaatattgataaaacaaTCTAAGGCATAAGACCTTGCAGCGGTGTGAAATTAGAATGAGAAGtatactcgagttttggacgaataaaagctttgtaaattatagccagatcagaaggggtaaaaaacttcttttttttattaattagcgaacactaaaagggttttgtatacctttaataagccataattaattaatatataaagacacagtgtgagcattaggaaaagagggaaaggttggataggaggtgtcggtgtacattggttttaaatttctgaacattgcaatgacagggaaagacaGAGCATGGCAGGGCGTTCCATATTCGcgaagtacggctaaaaaaagaatctctgtacttcatagtacggccgaagttgggctcaagggtaaacagGCTAAGCTGGACTTGCGTGCCGTCGGAAAAAACCTAAAGACTAAGCAGCATTTCTGataatgtcgaatatgtgatcggTCCACAACAAGTTCTTTTTGATGGAACTGGAAACTATTCAGTCTTCTCGACACAAgcaccacccatggatagtggcattgagggagggttacgcttttgctaTAGTAGGcagcattaaattctaaacgAGGTttgatgctaacgctcatcatactgtatggggcagtacgaatatcaacgacagaggtgagtctctttttgattatattcttggtactaacctcttagtaagtaatgttggtaatgaatcaaccttcataactaaaactcgacaagaagtcttagacataactcttgtctcagatagtatacaccatatgatcttggactggaaagtatccaaagaacactcgttctctgatcatagatatatccagttcaatata
This window contains:
- the LOC129944021 gene encoding thioredoxin reductase 1, mitochondrial isoform X1 → MSILTIWSRRSTLTLIRNSVESYSRRCFAHKNYDYDLVVIGGGSGGLACAKDAVANGAKVAVLDYVVPTPTLGTKWGIGGTCVNVGCIPKKLMHQAALLGEGIHEAVAYGWKVEGVEKVKPDWSKLVQSVQNHIKSVNWVTRVDLRDKKVEYINALGSFKDANTVIARMKNGTERELTAKNIVIAVGGRPRYPDIPGAVEYGITSDDIFSLSHAPGKTLVVGAGYIGLECAGFLKGLGYEATVMVRSIILRGFDQQMANIVADAMVERNIPFLRNTVPKSVEKTEDGRLLVKYVNTETNEEGSDVYDTVLWAIGRKGLVDDLKLNNAGVVTKGDKIPVNEKEETNVPNIYAVGDIIHGKPELTPVAIHAGRLLSRRIFSGATQLMDYDNVATTVFSPLEYSSVGLSEENAIAKYGEDNIEVYHGYYKPTEYFVPQKSVRYCYVKAVAERSGDQKVLGLHYIGPVAGEVMQGFAAAVKSGLTIKILLNTVGIHPTTAEEFTRLAITKRSGLDPTPASCCS
- the LOC129944021 gene encoding thioredoxin reductase 1, mitochondrial isoform X2, with the protein product MCESGEKDLKNYDYDLVVIGGGSGGLACAKDAVANGAKVAVLDYVVPTPTLGTKWGIGGTCVNVGCIPKKLMHQAALLGEGIHEAVAYGWKVEGVEKVKPDWSKLVQSVQNHIKSVNWVTRVDLRDKKVEYINALGSFKDANTVIARMKNGTERELTAKNIVIAVGGRPRYPDIPGAVEYGITSDDIFSLSHAPGKTLVVGAGYIGLECAGFLKGLGYEATVMVRSIILRGFDQQMANIVADAMVERNIPFLRNTVPKSVEKTEDGRLLVKYVNTETNEEGSDVYDTVLWAIGRKGLVDDLKLNNAGVVTKGDKIPVNEKEETNVPNIYAVGDIIHGKPELTPVAIHAGRLLSRRIFSGATQLMDYDNVATTVFSPLEYSSVGLSEENAIAKYGEDNIEVYHGYYKPTEYFVPQKSVRYCYVKAVAERSGDQKVLGLHYIGPVAGEVMQGFAAAVKSGLTIKILLNTVGIHPTTAEEFTRLAITKRSGLDPTPASCCS
- the LOC129944021 gene encoding thioredoxin reductase 1, mitochondrial isoform X3, which codes for MAPIGNSNYDYDLVVIGGGSGGLACAKDAVANGAKVAVLDYVVPTPTLGTKWGIGGTCVNVGCIPKKLMHQAALLGEGIHEAVAYGWKVEGVEKVKPDWSKLVQSVQNHIKSVNWVTRVDLRDKKVEYINALGSFKDANTVIARMKNGTERELTAKNIVIAVGGRPRYPDIPGAVEYGITSDDIFSLSHAPGKTLVVGAGYIGLECAGFLKGLGYEATVMVRSIILRGFDQQMANIVADAMVERNIPFLRNTVPKSVEKTEDGRLLVKYVNTETNEEGSDVYDTVLWAIGRKGLVDDLKLNNAGVVTKGDKIPVNEKEETNVPNIYAVGDIIHGKPELTPVAIHAGRLLSRRIFSGATQLMDYDNVATTVFSPLEYSSVGLSEENAIAKYGEDNIEVYHGYYKPTEYFVPQKSVRYCYVKAVAERSGDQKVLGLHYIGPVAGEVMQGFAAAVKSGLTIKILLNTVGIHPTTAEEFTRLAITKRSGLDPTPASCCS
- the LOC129944021 gene encoding thioredoxin reductase 1, mitochondrial isoform X4, producing the protein MYYDYDLVVIGGGSGGLACAKDAVANGAKVAVLDYVVPTPTLGTKWGIGGTCVNVGCIPKKLMHQAALLGEGIHEAVAYGWKVEGVEKVKPDWSKLVQSVQNHIKSVNWVTRVDLRDKKVEYINALGSFKDANTVIARMKNGTERELTAKNIVIAVGGRPRYPDIPGAVEYGITSDDIFSLSHAPGKTLVVGAGYIGLECAGFLKGLGYEATVMVRSIILRGFDQQMANIVADAMVERNIPFLRNTVPKSVEKTEDGRLLVKYVNTETNEEGSDVYDTVLWAIGRKGLVDDLKLNNAGVVTKGDKIPVNEKEETNVPNIYAVGDIIHGKPELTPVAIHAGRLLSRRIFSGATQLMDYDNVATTVFSPLEYSSVGLSEENAIAKYGEDNIEVYHGYYKPTEYFVPQKSVRYCYVKAVAERSGDQKVLGLHYIGPVAGEVMQGFAAAVKSGLTIKILLNTVGIHPTTAEEFTRLAITKRSGLDPTPASCCS